GTCATACAGCTCCACCGAGGCCAGGGGCGCGCCCCCGTCCTCGCCCCCCGCGACCAGCACCCGGCCGTCGTGCAGCAGCACGGCCGCATGACGCGAGCGGGGCGTGGCGGCCGATCCGGCGGAACTCCACGTATTGGCGGCCGGGTCATACAGCTCCGCGGCCCCCGTGTTCGCGCCGCCCACCACGAGCACCCGGCCCGAGCCAAGCACCGTCGCGGTATGCCCATCCCGGGCGGCCGTCATCGCGCCCGCGGGCGTCCAGGCATCGGCCCCGGGGTCGTACTGCTCCGCCGAGGCCAGCGGCCCCACGCCATTCCCTCCTCCGGTGGCGAGCACCCGGCCGGACGGCAGCAGGCTCAGCGTGGCGCGCTCACGCGCGGTGGCCAGGGGGGCAGCAGGAGCCCAGGCATTGCTCGCGCGCGTGTAGCGCTCCGCCGTCGCGAGCACGCCACCCGCGCCCCGGCCCCCGGCGGCCAGCACCTGTCCCGAGGGCAGCAACACGGCGGCGGCGCCCCGGCCCTGCACGAGATTGCCGGCCGGAGCCCAGCGGCCGCTGGAGGCCTCGTAGAGCTCCACATTCGAATAGAAGGTCAGGCTCGGGTTCGAACTGTAGCCACCGGCGGCCAGCACCTGACCGTCCGGCAGCAGGGTGGCGGTGGCATTCTCGCGAGCCACCGCCGCTGTACTCGACGCGGCCCAGGTCCCCGTCGCCGGGTCATACAGCTCCGACACAGGCTGCACGTTGCGCGCCGAGTCCGAGCCTCCCTGAACCAGGACCTTGCCATGGGGCAGCAGGGTGGCCGAGTGCCCGTTTCGCGGATGAATGAGCGCGCCAGTGGCGGTCCACGTGTTGGCCACCGGATCATAAAGCTCCGCGTGATTGGTGATCCCAGCGCTCGTGAAGCCTCCGGCGAAGAGGACACGGCCATCGGGGAGCAACGTCGCGCTCGCATAGTGCCGGGGAACCAGGGGAGGCGCCGCCAGCGACCAGGCCCCGGTGGCAGGGTCATAGAGTTCCGCGACGGGCACCTCGCCCGTGACGTTGTTGAAGCCGCTGGCCACCAGCACCCGGCCGTCCCGCAGCAAGGTGGCGGTATGGGCCCGATGGGCGACGGACATGGAGCCGGTGGAGGTGAAGGTGTTCGTCGCGGCGTCGTAGAGCTCCGCCGTGCTCAGATTGGAGCCTCCCGCGACGAGCACCTGCCCCGAGGGCAGGAGGGTGACGGTAGACAGACTGCGCGACACGGACATGGCCCCCGTGGCGGACCAGGTATTCGTCGCGGCATCATAGAGGCGTGCCGACGTGCTCCCGTCCATCAGGACGAACGCCCTCCCCATGGGGAGCAGAACGCCCGACGCGATGTTGCCCTGGATGCCGGGGCTTCCGGCGGAGGCCCAGGTGCCGCTCTCCGGGTCGAAGCGCTCGGCCGAAGACACGAACCCGTTCCGGTTGACGCCGCCCGCGGCCAGGACGCTGCCGTCGGGCAGGAGCAGCGAGGCGTGCTGGGCCCTCGCGCTCGCCATGCTGGCCGCCGACGACCAGCCGGGAGCCACCACCCGCGGCGCGGTGAGCCCCTCCAGAGAAACCTCGGTGATGAGCTCCACGCGAGGCCCCTCGGCCTCGAACACGTTGGCGCGCAGGGCCTCGCGCACGCCTGACAGGCGCACCCGTCCCCGGCGGGACTGGCCGCGCGCATCACGCACCTCGGAAGGATGGAAGCGGAGGACAGGACGCCCCCGCGCATCGAGGAACTCCACGTACTCACCGGCGTCATGAAGGCGGCGCACCGAGGCAGGGAGCGTGACGTGGTACTCCGCACGGTGGAGGCCCTCGGAGCCGGAGGGCTGTTCGACCTGGAAGG
The sequence above is a segment of the Stigmatella aurantiaca genome. Coding sequences within it:
- a CDS encoding kelch repeat-containing protein is translated as MQPGWVSGRLLFGMLCGVFVLACEETGPLPSLEELAPASAAQDPALTARFTGSSSLTLTARGLTFQVEQPSGSEGLHRAEYHVTLPASVRRLHDAGEYVEFLDARGRPVLRFHPSEVRDARGQSRRGRVRLSGVREALRANVFEAEGPRVELITEVSLEGLTAPRVVAPGWSSAASMASARAQHASLLLPDGSVLAAGGVNRNGFVSSAERFDPESGTWASAGSPGIQGNIASGVLLPMGRAFVLMDGSTSARLYDAATNTWSATGAMSVSRSLSTVTLLPSGQVLVAGGSNLSTAELYDAATNTFTSTGSMSVAHRAHTATLLRDGRVLVASGFNNVTGEVPVAELYDPATGAWSLAAPPLVPRHYASATLLPDGRVLFAGGFTSAGITNHAELYDPVANTWTATGALIHPRNGHSATLLPHGKVLVQGGSDSARNVQPVSELYDPATGTWAASSTAAVARENATATLLPDGQVLAAGGYSSNPSLTFYSNVELYEASSGRWAPAGNLVQGRGAAAVLLPSGQVLAAGGRGAGGVLATAERYTRASNAWAPAAPLATARERATLSLLPSGRVLATGGGNGVGPLASAEQYDPGADAWTPAGAMTAARDGHTATVLGSGRVLVVGGANTGAAELYDPAANTWSSAGSAATPRSRHAAVLLHDGRVLVAGGEDGGAPLASVELYDPASNTWAPAAGLSQARASFTLTMLPSGRVLAVAGTSSSTELASAEVYDPVSNTWAPAGALAGPRAFHSASLLPSGRVLVSGGQGPGGTVLATAELYDGATHTWKPAPGLAAQRLRFHTAVLPSNEVLAVGGQGAGGVWLASAELYEDTGAQPAWRPGVTGPSEILPACTARITGTLFRGISGASSGDYKDSATNFPLVRLQAAEGHRLWTLPGTEMSASGVTVSIPASVTPGTYALSVFANAIGGGRMVTVVQNTAPVAQDLTVSTPEGVPVNLSLGATDAEAGPPLAFVIVTPPAHGTLSGTPPSVTYTPEPGYLGPDSFTFRARDCSLDSNIATVTLNVTAPRPPDITCPADAVVEATGPEGAPVTYPPATATDGITGNPTVTYSPPSGSTLALGNTSVTATAEDAKGNQATCTFQVTVRDTTPPALSCPEDVQVRLDEPGDTPVSYALPEPVDLVSSSTVIASPESGSRFPKGVTRVTVTATDAAGNSAQCAFNVAVQARVVSIAGGSCQAAGGGASAALAVLSVLATWAGRRRRRERGTP